Below is a window of Geomonas oryzisoli DNA.
GCCTCCTACGTCGAGGCGAACTTCCCGGTGATCACCTGGGACGCGGCTCTGTACGCGGTGGTGGAATCGCTCTCCTCGGTGGCCGTGGCGCTGATCATCTGGTACGGCGGCGGCGAGATCGTGAAGGGGACGCTCTCCTTCGGCTCGCTGGTCGCCTTCATCCAGTACATCGAGAAGTTCTTCTCCCCGATCCGGGACCTCTCCGCCAAGTACTCCATCATGCAGGGGGCGATGGCCTCACTGGAGCGGATCTTCGCGCTTTTGGACAATAACGACCGCGAGCCCGAACCGGTGCCGTCCCCGGAAGCCGCAGCTGGGACGGTAAGGACTGACAGCCGACTGACTCAAGCTCCCCCTCCACCGGAGGGGGAGGGCAGGGGAGGGGGAAGTACGGACTCGCTTTGGTCTTCCCCCCTCCCGGCCTCCCCCCTCCGGGGGGAGGAGTTGCGGACCAGAGTGCAGGCGTGCCAGGGATCGCCCGAGCACGCGCTGCAGAACATCTGCTTCAACGACATCTGGTTCGCCTACAAGGACCGGGATTACGTGCTGAAGGGGTTCTCCCTGCAGATGAGGCGCGGCGAGAAGGTGGCGCTGGTCGGGGAAACCGGCGGCGGCAAGACCACCGTGACCAGGCTTTTGTCACGGCTCTACGACGTCGAGCGCGGCTCCATCACCATCGACGGCACCGACATCCGTGAGTTGCCGCTCCCGGCGCTGCGCAAGCGGATCGGCGTGGTTTTGCAAGATCCCTATTTATTCTCCGGCACCATCGCCTACAACATCTCGTTGGGAGATCCCGAGGCGCTCAAGAGGGTGGAGCAGGCGGCGGCCGTCGTCGGCGCCGACCGTTTCATCCGCGAGCTTCCCAAAGGCTATGACGAAGAGGTGCGTGAGCGCGGCGTGAACTTCTCTGCCGGAGAACGGCAGCTGATTTCCTTTGCCCGCGCCGTCGCCTTCGACCCCGAGATCCTGGTGCTGGACGAGGCGACCGCCAGCGTGGACACGGCGAGCGAGCGGCTGATCCAGCAGGGGCTCGAGGGGCTGATGCAGGGACGCACCACGCTCGTGGTTGCCCACCGGCTCTCCACCATCCGCGATGCCGACCGCATCGTGGTCATCCACCACGGCGAGAAAGCGGAAGAGGGGACGCACGCCGAGCTGATGGCCGCGCAGGGGCTGTACTACCGGCTGTACCAGTTGCAGTTTAAAGACTGACAGACCGCTGCTTTAAGCTCTCCCTCCCCCGGAGGGGGAGGGCAGGGGAGGGGGAAGTACGGACACACTTTGATCTTCCCCCCTCCCGACCTCCCCCCTCCGGGGGGAGGAGTTGCTGGCAGAGTTGGAAAGACTGATTGACCTTTGATTCAAAAATTGAGATATAGGAAAGAATTTTTTCACGGAGCACCACCATGAAGCATCTCATTCTCGGCACTGCCGGACACATAGATCATGGCAAGACCTCGCTGGTGAAGGCACTGACCGGCGTCGATACCGATCGCCTCAAAGAGGAGAAGGCCCGCGGCATCACCATCGAGCTCGGCTTCGCGCACCTGGAACTCCCGGGTGACCTGCGCTTCGGCATCGTCGACGTGCCCGGCCACGAGCGCTTCGTGCGCACCATGGTGGCCGGCGTGGGCGGGATGGACCTGGTGCTTTTGGTAATCGCGGCGGACGAAGGGATCATGCCCCAGACCCGAGAGCACCTGGAGATCTGCCAGTTGTTGGGCGTGAAGCGCGGCATCGTGGTGCTCACCAAGAAGGACATGGTGGAACCGGACTGGCTTGACCTGGTCACCGAGGAGGTGCGCGACTACCTCGCGGAAAGCTTCCTCTCCGGCGCACCCATCATCAGCGTTTCCTCCCGCACCGGCGACGGCATCGAGACCCTGAAGGCTGAACTCACCAAAATGGCGAAGGAGATCGAGCAGAAGCGGGTCGACTCGCCCTTCCGGCTCCCGGTGGACCGCGTCTTCACCGTTACCGGCTTCGGCACCGTCGTTACCGGCACGCTCCTCTCCGGTGCCGTCACCGTCGGCGACGAGGTCGAGATCCTGCCGTCGGGCATTGCCTGCCGCGTGCGCGGCGTGCAGTCCTTCGGCTCCAAGGTGGAGAAGGGTGGCGCGGGCGAAAGGCTTGCGGTCAACCTTCAGGGTGTGGACCATACCGACGTGCAGCGCGGCGACGTTGTGGTGCCCAAGGGGCTCTACAAGCCGACCAGCGCCGTCGACGTCCGGCTCAACTATCTGGCCTCCATGGGCAAGGAGTTGAAGCACCGCGCCGGCGTCCGCCTGCACTCGGCAACCTACGAAGTCCCCGCCAAGGTCATCCTGTTCGATCGCGACGCGCTCCAGCCTGGCGACAGCGCCTACGTGCAACTCCGGCTCGACCACCCGGTGCTGCTCCTGCCGGGCGACCCCTTCGTGCTCCGGACCTATTCGCCGCAGGCGACCCTCGGTGGCGGCACCGTTCTTGACCCGGCTCCGCCGCGTCGTCGTCGCCGTTCCGCTGAAGCCCTGGCGCTCCTGGAGGCGGCCGAGTCCGGCGTGGACCAGGAGCGGATCCGGCTGCTGGTCGAGTCCTCGCTGCTTTCCGGCATCTCCATCCAGGAGATGGTGAACCGCTCCGGGATGTCCGGTAAGAGGATTGAAGCCGCGCTTGCCCCGCTGCTTTCCAGCGGTGCGGTGCTCCAGGTGGTGAAGGAGCCTCGCATCTTCCTCAGCAAGGATGCCTTTGCGCAGCTGAAGCAGAGGCTTTCCGAGGAGTTGCACGAGTACCTCCAGGAAAACCCGATGCAGGAAGGTATCGGCAAGGAAGAGCTGAAGTCCCGGATCCCAAGGCGCAGCGACGCGCGCTTCTTCGGTCCGGTGCTGGCGAGCCTTGAGAAGGATGGGCTGGCGCTTTCCGATCGCGAACTGGTGAAGCTCCCCGGGCGCAAGGTCGGCGTGACCCAGGACCAGGCGAGCGTGCAGCGGGCGCTCGAAGAGGCGCTGACCAAGGCGTGGTTCGAGCCTCCCACGTTGAAGGAGCTTTGCGACCTGGTCGGTGCCACCGAGAAGCAGGTGCTCGATCACGCCAACATGATGTTCCGCGAGGGGAGGGTGGCCAAGATCAAGGGCGACATCTTCTATGCCCCTGGCGCCGTCAACGAGCTGCGCGACAAGCTGGTGGCCCATCTGAAGGAGAAGGGTGAGATCACTCCGCCGGAGTTTAGGGACATAACCGGCCTGTCCAGAAAGTTCATGATTCCGCTGCTGGAGTACTTCGACCAGGAAAAGCTCACCATCCGCATGGGTGACAAGAGGGTGTTGAGGAAGGGGTAAAGAGGCAGATTAAGACTGAGATTAAGATAAAGGAAAACGAAAAGGCCCTTCGGTTCGAGGGGCCTTTGTCATTTGTCTGTTGCCGGAGCCATCGTCTCAGTTATGCTTCTGTGCGTTTCGTCTCAGCTCCCTCCCCCGGAGGGGGAGGGTTGGGGAGGGGGGAAAGCATGGACGCAGACAATCCCATATTCGACCCGCCGCCATTGCCAACTGAACTCCTTAAGGCTGCTCGCATGTTGCGCCAGCATATGACGGACGCGGAGCAACTGCTTTGGTTTTGCTTGCGACGTAAGCAGATGGGTGGCTTCCGGTTCCGGCGGCAGCACCCGGTTGAGAAGTACGTGCTGGATTTCTATTGTGCGGAGGCAAGATTTGCGGTGGAGTTGGACGGTGGGCAGCACAACCAGCCTCTCAATGCCCTACGTGATCGAGGAAGAACAGATTTCCTGGAGGCGCAGGGCATTTCTGTTCTCAGGGTATGGAACCATGAACTCTTCGTGAATTTGGAAGGAGTGCTGGAAAGAATTTACGAGGTGTTGCTACAGAGGGCGGGAGTTAGTTACGGCAGGTATAAAGATCTTCCCCCTCCCTAACCCTCCCCCTCCGGGGGAGGGGACACTTTGATGAGTTCGAGGACTGAAATAGGGGAGCAATCACATCGGCCGCAGCTCTTTCTTCTGGTGGGAGGCGTCCAGCTCCCTCCCCCGGAGGGGGAGGGTTGGGGAGGGGGAAGACTTGTCGCATTCCTACCAGATGTAATCCTTGGCAATATCCCGCTTGTCACGCCCGTACAGAATGTGGAAGGCCCGCAGCTTCTTCAGGGCAACGGGGGACAGGCTCCCCAGCGGCAAGTAGATGATCCTTTTTCCCAACCGCGCCGCGTGCTGCTTCAGGAAACTCCTGGGGGGCTTGGCGGCGGCGTACACCACGTCCTTCTCCAGCGAATAGTCGAGCGCCGCCATCAAGAGGTGCTCACTCTTCCCGAGCGCATACCGGTAGTCCGGGTCGTGCCAGACGTCCACCATCCGCCGCGGCGGATAACTCAGTAAAAACCCGCCGTACTCGCAGCGCGAAATGCCGGGCCCCACTATGTTGTCGGTAGGCGGCGTGGCATAGAAGGCCATGTCGGACTCCTGCGCATGCTCGCCGAGCCAGGTCATGCAGTACGGGTATTTCGTCCCCTCCTTGTCCTCGTCGAGGATCACCACCACGCACCCAACGCCGCTCTTTTGCCGCTTGTTCTCCCGGACGTAGATCTTCCCCTCGTGCAGGTTGCGCAAGGTCTCGCGCATGTCGATCCCGTCCAAAAGCGACGATGTGAAGGGCTCGGACTTGCTCGCCTCCTCGCTCAACTGCCGGGCCCCGATCCGCTTCAGGTTGCGGCCGTATTCCTCGATGTTCAGATCCTCTGGGGGGAAGGAACAGATGTACGGATCGTCGAATCCCTCGATCCAGTCGCCAGGGCGCTTTTCCTTCTTGCGGTTCATCATCTTGAGCCGCGAGAGCCCCTTGGCGCGCACCTGCTCGCGCGGGCGGAACCTGATCCTCTTGGTGGCGGACCAGAGTTCGGCGGCGGAGAGGCGCAGGGTGGGGAGGTCGCTCCCCTCCTTCTGCCAGGGGTAATGGGCGGCCAGCCGGAAGAAGGCATAGGCGAAGTTGTCGTCCAGGCAACCGCGCGCGGCGGCGAGCATCTGGAACAAGTCGGGAAGCAGCATGCGCGACAACAGCGCGTAGTTGCGGGCAAAGCGGAAGAAGGCCCGCTTCTGCCAGAAGTGCACCTTGTCGCCGGTTTCCTGCCGGTAGTGGCGGGCAGCTTCCAAAAAGAGCCGCAGCAAGATCTTCTGCCGGTCGGGCGGTTCCCCTTCGGGACCGATCCGGTGTGCACTTCTCTGCACCGATTCGGCCAGCGCCTCCTCCTCGGGAATGCTCTGCTTTCCCCCGAGGATCAATTCGAATGCGTTGAAGCTCTTTCTCAGCGAGGGTCCACCCGGTGCGGGCTCGGGAGGGAGGGGAGAACGCCTGGTCTCATAGAGGGCGGAGAGGAAGGGGTATTCGGCCAGCACCTCGTGGCAGCATTCCGGGTGCAGGTTGAAGATGGTGATCCCTTCGCGGTGGGTGCGGGTCAGGGGCTGGGCCTGTGGCGCGTCGAAATCCTGGCGGATCCGCTCCAGGTGCGACATGCCACAGATGAAAAGGACGCGCTCGTGCTGTGCCGAGAGCTGCCTCAGGCGGTAGGCCATGCCGCGCTCGCGGCGCAGGTCCTCCTCACCGGGCGGGATCTCACGGTACAGTTTGGCCACTTCACGGTAGAACGGCTCCAGGCCGATGCGTTGCACCGAGTAGGAATCGGGGAGCTGTTCCGGGTGTGAAGGGTAGGAATCGAGGTCGATGTCGACCAGGTGCAACGGGATTTCGTTTTCCAGGGCGAGCCGTGCCCCCTCGATCAGGGGATCGGCGGGTTCGATGATGAGGAACACGGACTGGGCTGCGACGTGGTAGGCGAGCACCGAGATTTCCGGCAGGCGCCGCACGCCGCGCAGGAACTGCTGCTCCAGCGTTTGCGGCAGCTCCAGCGCGATGCAGTCCGGCTTTACCGCGTCAAACGCCTCCCGCACCAGGTGGGCGAACTCCATCCGGTAGTGCAGGATGGGGAGGGCGTGGACGTTGCCGAATTGTTCCAGGTAGAGGTGATCGGGCATAGGTATGTCCAAAGCTCCTCCCCCCGGAGGGGGGAGGCTGGGAGGGGGGAGGCTGGGAGGAAGGATGGTAAAAGGACCGAAAGCTTCCCCCTCCCTGACCCTCCCCCTCCGGGGGAGGGAATTAGACCTCAAAAAAAGTTACTTCAAATACCGTAGCGCTTCCTCGCCCAGAATCCGCTCCACCGCGAGCGGCAGCAGCTCACGCGGGTCTTTCTCGGTCGCCGTCATCATCTTCAGGGCGTAGCGGGCGATGTTGATGCCGTCGCGCACCGAGTAGGGCTCGTCCGCCGCATGGCCGCGCTGCAGGAACTGCACGACGTAGTTGAGGATGGAGCTGCCGGCGAAGGGGAGGTTTTCCTTCAGGATGGCCAGTTCCTCGTCCGCCTCGGGGAAATCGATGAAAAGCTGCGGCTGCAGGCGGGAATGGATGTACTCAGGCACCTCGAAGGTGGAGGAGTCCTCGTTCATGGTCACCACGATGCGGAAGTCCGGGTGGGCCTGGATCCTGAGGCCGGTGATGATCGATTCGACGTAGCGGCGGTCGTCCAGAAGCGGCGCCAGCGACGCCCAGGCCTTCTCGCTCATCCGGTTCCCCTCGTCGAGAATCAGCACGCCCCCCGAGATCATCGCCGAGACCAGCGAGGAGGCGGCGTACTGGATGGTTCCCTCCGGACCGATCACCGGTGTCACGATCAGGTCCTCGGGGCGGGTATCCATGGTGGCCTGGAACAGGTAGACCTTGCGGCCGAGCCTCTTGGCGGCCGCGTAGGCGAGGGTGGTCTTGCCGACGCCCGGCTTGCCGATCAGGCGCGGGTTGAAGGGGATGTCGCGCTCGTCGATGACCATCCAGGCAGCCAGAAGCTGCCGGAGCAGTTCCTCGTCCCCGACCCAGCGTAGCGGCAGCTCGATGGGGTTGGCGAGGGTCAGGTTGATGCCGTCTATCGTGATCCGGTCCATAAAAACTCCAATAAAAACCTTGCTGTTGGCCACGGAGAACATCTGAGGACATCTGAGAAAATCAAAACATAAAGCTTTGTTTTGGTTCTCTCAGACTTTCTCCGAAGTTCTCCGTGGCTAACGGTTTCAGGGTTTTAGGTGTTCATCTCGTGCCCATACATCATGACCAGCCGGGCGCGGTTCTCGCGGCAGCTTTTGCACAGCTCGCCGGCGTCCTTGAAGAATTCCTCCGCCAGCCACTCCCCCGCCTCGCCGTACAGCGAATCAGGCTCGTTCTCGTCGTACTCGGTCTTGCAGATGCTGCAGGTTTTCATGCTTTTACCGTGGTCCGCACCAGGTCCGCCAGGCAATCCAGGAACATGGGATCGGAGTTGAGCGATTCGGTCCTGACGAAGCGCTTGATGCCGTGCGCCTTGGCCTCCTCGGCGTACTGGATGTCGATCTCGTACAGGGTTTCGATGTGATCGGAGACGAAAGAGAGCGGCACCATCAACAGGTTCTCCCTTCCCTCCCTGGCCAGCCGCTGGATGGTCGCCTCGGTGGACGGCTCCAGCCACTTGACCTTGCTCGCCTTGGACTGGAAGCAGAGCAGGTGGTTCGCCTCCCCTACCTGCTCCATCACCAGCCGCACCGTTTCCTGGATGTGTGCCAGGTAGGGGTCGCCTTCGTCGATGAAGGACTGGGGGAGCGAATGGGCCGAAAAGACGATCTCGACATCTTTGGGATCCGGGAAGGCCTGCAGCCCGCGCATCACCTTGCCGGCCAGGGCCTTTATATAGAGCGGATGGTTGTAGAAACGGTCGATGTAGGTGATCTCGAAGTCCGCCTTCGCCTCCTTCAGGACGCGCTGCAGTTCGTTGACGCTGGAGCCTGTGGTCGCCTTGGAGTAATGCGGGTAGAGCGAAAGCGCCACTACGCGTTTGATCCCCTCGCGCTTGATCGCAGCCAGGGCGTCGATGGTGGTGGGGCGGGAGTAGCGCATGGCGACGAAGGAACGGAAGCGTTCGCCTAAAAGAGCCTGCAGTCCTGCGCCCTGGGCCTCGGTCAGCTCCCGTATCGGGGATTTGCCGCCGATCCGGCGGTAGAACTCGGTGACCTCCGGTGCCCGCTTGTTGACGATGCGCCGGGCGATGAAGGGCTGCAAAAAGGCCGGGCCGATCTTGATGATGTCGCGGTCGGTGAAGAGGTTCATGAGGAACGGGTGCACGGCATCGAGCGAGTCGGGGCCTCCCATCTGGAGCAGCAGGAGTGCGGTTTTGTCAGACATGGCAACCTCTTGGGCGAGAATAGTGGCCCAAGAAATGTAGCAGAAAACGAGGGGAAGTAGAACCGGTTTAATTCATTGGAGGGAGAAGCAGGCAAAACAAATTAACAGGGATAAAAAGGATAAAAGGGATGAACGGCAAAAACCATACGGCTTGGGTTTAAAACCCAAAGCTTTTGGTTATGCAGTTATCCCCTTTATCCCTTTTATCCCTGTTAAATGCCTTTAGCGGACGCCGGCCTTGCTGAGGTGGGGGGCGTAGCGTTTGTCGGTCCCCTTGATGTGGTTCACCAGCCAGTTCTGCAGGAACTCGATGACGTCGTGGGTCAGCACCGTTTCGCCCGAGTTGAACTTCTGCTGGAGCTCGACCACCTGGCTCACCAGGGCCCTGTGCTGCTGGACGTGCGCAGCTTCCTCGGGATAGCCGGATTTGCGGAACGCCTCTTCCTCTGCGGCGAAGTGGCTGCCGGTGTACTCGATCAGGCGTTGCAGCACGGAACCGATCGCTTCCTTGCTCCGCTTCTGCTGCATCGCCTGCGCCAGCTCATTGATCATGGCGAACAGCTTCTTGTGCTGCTCGTCGAAGGTGTTGATGGTGGTGGCGAAGCTCTGGTCCCAGACCATGGCGTCGGAGAGCTGGAAGTGGGAAACCAGTTCGTGCAGCTCGTCCACCTGCTGCACCAGTTTGCTGGTGGCCGCCTTGGTGTTGCGGGCGCTCTCCACGTTGCTGTTGACCACGGAGGTGATCATCTGGATGTTGCCGGTGATCTCGTGCGTGGTGGCGGTCTGCTCCTCGGCGGCGGTGGCGATCTGGGAGAGCTGCATGGTCAGGTCGTTGATCATGCCCAGGATCCCGTTCAGGGCCTCGCCGGAGCGGCAGGTCTCCGCGGTCCCCTGGTTCACCTGCTGCACCCCTTCGCTCATGGCGCCGACTGCGTCTCGCGTCTCGCTCTGGATCGACTTGATCATGGTGTCGATCTCCTTGGTGGCGCGGGTGGTGCGTTCGGCCAGGGCACGCACCTCGTCCGCCACGACGGCGAAGCCGCGCCCGGTCTCGCCGGCGCGCGCCGCCTCGATGGCGGCGTTCAGGGCAAGGAGGTTGGTCTGGTCGGCGATGTCCTCGATGGTGCCGGCGATGGCGCCGATCTGGTCGGAGCGCTCGCCGAGACCTGCTACCGAGGTCGAGGTCGAAGTGACCCGCTGCGCGATGTTCTCCATGAGGACCGCGCTGTTCCTGACGATCTCAGCGCCGGCGGTGGTCTCGGCGGTCGCCTTGTGCGCGTTTTCGGCGGCGTAGATGCAGTTGCGGGCGATGTCGGCGGAGGTGGCGGACATCTCCTCGCTCGCCGTGGCGATGGTGGACGCCTGCATGGCGACGTCTTCGGCGGCGGACGCCATGGCGTCGTTGGTGGCGCTCACCAGAGCGACCGAGTCGCGGACCAGGTCGGTAACCGTGAAGAACTGGTGCATGGTCTTGTTCCAGTCCCCCATCATGTTGTTGAAGGCGTTTGCGATACGTCCGATTTCGCCGCTGGGGATGTCTTCGACGCGGCGGGACAACGTCCCCTGGGAAGCAGCCTCCAGCGCGTCGGCAATCTCCCGCAGCACGCGGGATTCGGAGCGGGCCACGAACCAGCTCGCCAGCGCGGAAATGAAAAAGATGAAGGTCCCGGCCCCCACCATCGTCAGGATGTTGCCGCAGTTACCCAAAGCAATGGTAGAGGTGACCGTCGCACAGACAGCAATCAGGTTGATCGTGATTAGGCGGGTACTAAAAGACATGAACGATCTCCTTTTCTAGGCTTTTCACACTCAAGGAGATTATCGTCTGTGACACTGAAAACTTTAAAGGTATTCGATTGTTTACAATTAAAATCCACAGCGGACCCTGCCGAAGCCGGCGGTTATCCGGTTAGGGCATCGACTGGCCGAAAAGGTCCCCGGTTGTGCGGTTGGCGTGGTTGTTACCAGGAAAGGCGTCCGCTTTGGTGCAAACGGTCTTGGACGGCGGCGAGGTTGGCGGCGATTTCGGGATTGGTGATCTGCTGGTTTCTCTGCCTCTGCTGGACCTTTTCGGACTGTTCGATCTGCATCACGAACCCGCAGGAGAGGATGATGGCTGCCATCACGATCTTGCAAGGAAAACTCTTCATGACCGGCCTCCTTGTTGCCGGGAGAGCTTCGGGGCCGCTCTCCGGGCTGACTGCCAGATGAGGAAAAACATTGGCACAGTCTAATGTAACCGAAAATTAAGTCAAGTTTAATCTTTTCCGGTCCCGCAAACACCCGAGAACATGGGGGGGAAAGAGCGGGCCGGGGGATTTTCTCCTAAATAATTTTCGCCTCATGTGGACAGCCGGGAAGATTGATTTATAATGAGCACTTGTTTTTCCCATGAGAGGTGCAATGGAATTGACCGGGATCATTGGTTTTATCAGGCGGGCGGTGCTGTTGGGAGTGGTGGTCGTGTCGCTGCTTCCGGCTGTCGTACATGCCCACAGCGAGGAGGATGCCTCTGCGCATCAGTCCCACCAGGGCGCACCGCAGGCGGATGCGAACGTGGGGCTCGATGAGCGGCTGGGGGCGAGGATCCCGCTGGACCTGGTCTTCAACGACGAAAACGGGCGCCAGCGACGCCTGCATGACCTGATCACCGGACCGACCATCATCCTCCCCGTATATTACTCCTGCACCAACGTCTGCAATTACCTGCAGGAAGGCCTGGCCAGGGCGCTTCCCGAGATCAAACTGGAGCCCGGGAAAGAATACCGGATCATCTCGGTCAGCTTCGACGACCGTGAGAACCCGCAGCGGGCGCTGAAGTCGAAGCACCTGTATCAGACGGTGATGAAAGGGAAATTCCCGGAGGGGAACTGGACCTTTCTCACCGGCGACGCGGCCAACATCCGCAAGCTCACCGACGCGGCCGGATTCCACTTTCAACGCAAGGGTAACGATTTCGTGCACCCCGTCGCGAGCTTCATCGTGGCGCGGGACGGCATGATCGTGCGCTACCTTTACGGCACGCAGTTCCTGCCCAAGGACCTCACCCTGGCCCTGATGGAAGCGCGCCAGGGACGCATCGGCACAACCATTAGCAAGATGGTGAGCTACTGCTTCAGCTTCGACCCCAATAGCAAGAGCTACGAGTTCAACATCCTTCGGGTGAGCGCCACGGTGATCATAGTCTGCGTGGTGGGCTTCATCATCTTCCTCGTGGTGGGCGGCAAAAACGGGAATAACGGTAAACACGGGAATAACGGCAATAACAAGGGAACCAACAACAACGCCTAGCTGCGCGGGCGCTGCATGTTTCGGGGGAACAATGAGTCAAGAATCGGCAATGGCGGAAGGCGGCTTCTGGCGGGATACCGGGAGGACCGGGATCGGAGCCTGGATATTCTCGACCGATCACAAGCGGATCGGGTTGATGTACCTGTACTGTGTGCTCGGCTTCTTCCTGGTGGGAGCCTTTCTCGGGCTTTTGATCCGGCTGGAGCTCATGGCGCCGGGACCGACCATCATGACCGCGCAGACCTACAACGCGATGTTCACGGTGCACGGGGTGGTGATGATCTTTCTCTTCATCATTCCGGGAATACCGGCCTCCTTCGGGAACCTGGTGCTCCCCATACAGCTCGGCGCCCGGGATGTCGCCTTCCCGCGGGTGAACCTCTTCTCCTGGTGGCTCTACGCCATCGGGGCCGTCATCGTGCTGACCTCGCTCTTCACCGGCGGCGGCGCCCCCGACACCGGCTGGACCTTCTACGTCCCTTTCAGCGCCCGGACCACGACCAACGTCTCCCTGGCGGTCTTCGGGGTTTTCGTGCTCGGCTTCTCCTCCATCCTCACCGGGATCAACTTCATCACCACCATCCACAGGATGCGCGCGCCGGGGATGACCTGGACCCGCATCCCGCTCTTCACCTGGAGCCTCTACGCGACGGCCTGGGTGCAGGTACTGGCCACCCCGATCATCGCCATCACCCTGCTGCTCGTGGTGACGGAGAGGATCCTGGGGCTCGGCCTCTTCGACCCCACCCGCGGTGGCGACCCGGTCATGTACCAGCACATGTTCTGGATCTACTCGCACCCGGCGGTCTACATCATGATCCTCCCGGGGATGGGGGTCATCTCCGACATTATCCCGGTCTTCTCCAGAAAACCGATCTTCGGCTACAAGATGATCGCCTTTTCGAGCCTCGCCATCGCGGCGGCCGGCTCGGCGGTGTGGGGACACCACATGTACACCTCGGGGATGAGCGATCTCGGCGTCCTGGTCTTCTCCTTTTTGACCTTCATCGTGGCGATTCCCTCGGCCATCAAGGTGTTCAACTGGGTCTCCACCATGTACAAGGGTTCGATCTCGCTGGAAGCGCCCATGCTCTTCGCGCTCTCCTTCATTCTGCTCTTCTCCATCGGCGGCCTCTCCGGCCTCATCCTGGGCGCGGCGGCCACCGACATCCACGTGCACGACACCCACTTCGTGGTCGGGCACTTCCACTACGTCATGTTCGGCGGCACCGGCTTCGCCTTCTTCGCGGCGGCCCACTACTGGCTTCCCAAGTACTTCGGGCGCCGCTACCAGGAGAAGCCGGCCATTATCGGCTGGGTGCTCATGTTCATCGGCTTCAACATCCTCTACTTCACCATGCAGGTGCTGGGGATGGAAGGGATGCCGCGACGCTACTACGACTACCTCCCGGAATTCGCCCGGCTCAATTTCGTGGCGACGGTGGGGAGCTGGATCATGCTGGCCGGGGTGGCCATCGTAGTCTGGAACCTGTGGCGCGGGCTGTTCAAGGGGGAGCCGTTCATCGGCAACCCTTGGGGCGGGGCGAGTCTCGAGTGGAGCATCGCGACCCCT
It encodes the following:
- a CDS encoding ABC transporter ATP-binding protein, which codes for MHFGGIYEDETVGKVYDRRLMGRFVAYILPYRRMLVTALLLLPLIAASKLAQPWIIKVAIDDHIVKGRMEGLPTLAAAFLAIIFAESILMFAQVYLLQWVGQRVMYDIRVKLFSHIQRLSTRFFDQTPVGSLVSRLTSDIEVLGEMFAAGIVTVVGDILVLAGIVGIMLWMNVRLSLVTFSVLPVLIWVAFAFRKWMRLAFRQVRARQANLSAFLAESIGGMAVVQLFNRERDEAKEFRRLNASYVEANFPVITWDAALYAVVESLSSVAVALIIWYGGGEIVKGTLSFGSLVAFIQYIEKFFSPIRDLSAKYSIMQGAMASLERIFALLDNNDREPEPVPSPEAAAGTVRTDSRLTQAPPPPEGEGRGGGSTDSLWSSPLPASPLRGEELRTRVQACQGSPEHALQNICFNDIWFAYKDRDYVLKGFSLQMRRGEKVALVGETGGGKTTVTRLLSRLYDVERGSITIDGTDIRELPLPALRKRIGVVLQDPYLFSGTIAYNISLGDPEALKRVEQAAAVVGADRFIRELPKGYDEEVRERGVNFSAGERQLISFARAVAFDPEILVLDEATASVDTASERLIQQGLEGLMQGRTTLVVAHRLSTIRDADRIVVIHHGEKAEEGTHAELMAAQGLYYRLYQLQFKD
- the selB gene encoding selenocysteine-specific translation elongation factor codes for the protein MKHLILGTAGHIDHGKTSLVKALTGVDTDRLKEEKARGITIELGFAHLELPGDLRFGIVDVPGHERFVRTMVAGVGGMDLVLLVIAADEGIMPQTREHLEICQLLGVKRGIVVLTKKDMVEPDWLDLVTEEVRDYLAESFLSGAPIISVSSRTGDGIETLKAELTKMAKEIEQKRVDSPFRLPVDRVFTVTGFGTVVTGTLLSGAVTVGDEVEILPSGIACRVRGVQSFGSKVEKGGAGERLAVNLQGVDHTDVQRGDVVVPKGLYKPTSAVDVRLNYLASMGKELKHRAGVRLHSATYEVPAKVILFDRDALQPGDSAYVQLRLDHPVLLLPGDPFVLRTYSPQATLGGGTVLDPAPPRRRRRSAEALALLEAAESGVDQERIRLLVESSLLSGISIQEMVNRSGMSGKRIEAALAPLLSSGAVLQVVKEPRIFLSKDAFAQLKQRLSEELHEYLQENPMQEGIGKEELKSRIPRRSDARFFGPVLASLEKDGLALSDRELVKLPGRKVGVTQDQASVQRALEEALTKAWFEPPTLKELCDLVGATEKQVLDHANMMFREGRVAKIKGDIFYAPGAVNELRDKLVAHLKEKGEITPPEFRDITGLSRKFMIPLLEYFDQEKLTIRMGDKRVLRKG
- a CDS encoding endonuclease domain-containing protein; protein product: MDADNPIFDPPPLPTELLKAARMLRQHMTDAEQLLWFCLRRKQMGGFRFRRQHPVEKYVLDFYCAEARFAVELDGGQHNQPLNALRDRGRTDFLEAQGISVLRVWNHELFVNLEGVLERIYEVLLQRAGVSYGRYKDLPPP
- a CDS encoding AAA family ATPase, whose product is MDRITIDGINLTLANPIELPLRWVGDEELLRQLLAAWMVIDERDIPFNPRLIGKPGVGKTTLAYAAAKRLGRKVYLFQATMDTRPEDLIVTPVIGPEGTIQYAASSLVSAMISGGVLILDEGNRMSEKAWASLAPLLDDRRYVESIITGLRIQAHPDFRIVVTMNEDSSTFEVPEYIHSRLQPQLFIDFPEADEELAILKENLPFAGSSILNYVVQFLQRGHAADEPYSVRDGINIARYALKMMTATEKDPRELLPLAVERILGEEALRYLK
- the hemH gene encoding ferrochelatase, with protein sequence MSDKTALLLLQMGGPDSLDAVHPFLMNLFTDRDIIKIGPAFLQPFIARRIVNKRAPEVTEFYRRIGGKSPIRELTEAQGAGLQALLGERFRSFVAMRYSRPTTIDALAAIKREGIKRVVALSLYPHYSKATTGSSVNELQRVLKEAKADFEITYIDRFYNHPLYIKALAGKVMRGLQAFPDPKDVEIVFSAHSLPQSFIDEGDPYLAHIQETVRLVMEQVGEANHLLCFQSKASKVKWLEPSTEATIQRLAREGRENLLMVPLSFVSDHIETLYEIDIQYAEEAKAHGIKRFVRTESLNSDPMFLDCLADLVRTTVKA
- a CDS encoding bacteriohemerythrin: MSFSTRLITINLIAVCATVTSTIALGNCGNILTMVGAGTFIFFISALASWFVARSESRVLREIADALEAASQGTLSRRVEDIPSGEIGRIANAFNNMMGDWNKTMHQFFTVTDLVRDSVALVSATNDAMASAAEDVAMQASTIATASEEMSATSADIARNCIYAAENAHKATAETTAGAEIVRNSAVLMENIAQRVTSTSTSVAGLGERSDQIGAIAGTIEDIADQTNLLALNAAIEAARAGETGRGFAVVADEVRALAERTTRATKEIDTMIKSIQSETRDAVGAMSEGVQQVNQGTAETCRSGEALNGILGMINDLTMQLSQIATAAEEQTATTHEITGNIQMITSVVNSNVESARNTKAATSKLVQQVDELHELVSHFQLSDAMVWDQSFATTINTFDEQHKKLFAMINELAQAMQQKRSKEAIGSVLQRLIEYTGSHFAAEEEAFRKSGYPEEAAHVQQHRALVSQVVELQQKFNSGETVLTHDVIEFLQNWLVNHIKGTDKRYAPHLSKAGVR